One genomic region from Drosophila busckii strain San Diego stock center, stock number 13000-0081.31 chromosome 3R, ASM1175060v1, whole genome shotgun sequence encodes:
- the LOC108603065 gene encoding solute carrier family 23 member 2, with translation MELSKVSVSAPSDAAKMTEGDSVGVGTLKAERAKPQLLYAINENPVWYLSIFLAFQHYLTMIGAIVSIPFILTPALCMSDEDPNRGIIISTMIFITGIVTYFQATWGVRLPIVQGGTISFLVPTLAILALPQWKCPAQSVLDAMDTQAREELWQTRMRELSGAIAVSAMVQVVLGYTGLVGKILKYVTPLTIVPTVSLVGLTLFEHAAETASKHWGIAVGTTGMLTLFSQIMCDVSVPMPAYRKGHGLEIRKFQLFRLFPVLLTIMIMWGLCGILTATDVFPPSHPSRTDVRLNVLTSAKWFYVPYPGQFGWPSVTLSGVLGMLAGVLACTVESLSYYPTVSQMSGAQAPPLHAINRGIGTEGLGTVLAGLWGAGNGTNTFGENVGAIGVTKIGSRRVIQWAAFIMVLQGVIGKFGAIFILIPDSVVGGIFCVMFGMIIAFGLSTLQYVDLRSARNLYILGLSIFFPMVLCPWMQQHPGAINTGNETVDSTLSVLLGTTILVGGLLGCLLDNIIPGTPAERGLTEWANEMPLGDDNINDGTATDYDFPYGMKAIRRWKWTYYIPFMPTYKLQKQS, from the exons TCAGATGCAGCAAAGATGACGGAAGGCGACAGCGTGGGCGTTGGCACGCTTAAAGCTGAAAGAGCCAAGCCACAGCTACTCTATGCGATTAATGAGAATCCTG tGTGGTATCTAAGCATCTTTTTGGCCTTTCAACATTACTTGACTATGATTGGCGCCATTGTGTCCATACCATTTATATTGACGCCAGCGCTTTGCATGTCCGATGAGGACCCCAACCGTGGCATTATAATATCTACAATGATATTCATCACTGGCATTGTAACTTACTTTCAAGCCACTTGGGGCGTGCGTTTGCCAATAGTGCAAGGTGGAACCATATCATTTCTGGTGCCTACCTTAGCTATTCTCGCCTTGCCGCAGTGGAAGTGTCCTGCGCAATCTGTGCTAGACGCTATGGATACGCAGGCGCGTGAGGAGCTGTGGCAGACGCGGATGCGTGAGTTGTCGGGTGCCATTGCAGTGTCTGCAATGGTTCAGGTTGTTCTAGGCTACACAGGTCTTGTGGGGAAGATCCTGAAATATGTGACGCCGCTAACAATTGTGCCCACTGTCTCATTGGTGGGTCTAACTCTATTCGAGCATGCCGCCGAAACGGCCTCCAAGCACTGGGGTATTGCTGTGGG taCCACTGGCATGTTGACTTTATTCTCGCAGATCATGTGCGATGTGTCGGTTCCTATGCCAGCCTATCGCAAGGGGCACGGCCTGGAAATACGGAAATTTCAGTTGTTTCGTTTGTTCCCCGTGCTGCTTACGATTATGATTATGTGGGGCTTGTGTGGCATACTGACTGCAACGGATGTGTTTCCCCCGTCGCATCCTTCACGCACTGATGTGCGTCTGAATGTGCTAACTAGCGCCAAATGGTTCTATGTGCCGTATCCCGGCCAATTTGGGTGGCCCTCGGTTACATTGTCCGGCGTGCTGGGCATGCTGGCTGGCGTGCTCGCGTGCACAGTGGAGTCCTTGAGCTATTATCCTACAGTCTCGCAAATGTCAGGAGCTCAAGCCCCGCCCTTGCATGCCATCAATCGTGGAATTGGCACAGAAGGTCTGGGCACGGTTCTGGCTGGACTTTGGGGCGCTGGAAATGGAACGAACACCTTTGGAGAGAACGTGGGTGCCATTGGTGTTACCAAGATTGGTTCCCGTCGCGTTATACAGTGGGCAGCTTTTATCATGGTGCTGCAGGGCGTTATAGGGAAATTTGgtgccatttttattttaatcccCGACTCGGTGGTGGGCGGCATATTTTGCGTTATGTTTGGCATGATTATAGCCTTTGGCTTGTCTACGCTGCAGTATGTGGACTTGCGCTCGGCCAGGAACCTTTATATACTCGGTCTGTCCATATTCTTTCCAATGGTGCTATGTCCGTGGATGCAACAACATCCGGGCGCGATTAATACGGGCAATGAGACTGTAGACTCCACGTTGTCGGTGCTCCTGGGAACAACCATACTGGTGGGTGGGCTACTGGGTTGCCTGTTGGATAACATTATACCAG GCACGCCTGCTGAGCGCGGCTTGACGGAGTGGGCCAATGAGATGCCGTTGGGCGACGATAATATTAATGATGGCACGGCCACGGACTACGATTTTCCATATGGCATGAAAGCCATCAGACGCTGGAAATGGACTTACTACATACCATTTATGCCAACCTACAagttgcaaaagcaaagctaa